A window of Choloepus didactylus isolate mChoDid1 chromosome 23, mChoDid1.pri, whole genome shotgun sequence contains these coding sequences:
- the LOC119519569 gene encoding zinc finger protein 300-like, translating to MTKSQGLVSFKDVAVDFTQEEWQQLDPAQRTLYRDVMLENYSHLVSMGYPISKPDVISKLEQGEDPWILKKDISDWIYPDRKSNLDNPQPCILGSISFHNKILKGVTKDGSLYSILKVCQSDGQLQRYQENQNKLFRQVTIINNKTVTEESGDKYNAFGRIFQECIDPDTSKERRHKCDAFEKILKLNMDLPGYNKNNSRKNPDESVGCEKSSSYSVSNSKLEKIHNGVMPSEDNQCGNILSNKQSHIQYEKVRTREKNCVCITCGKAFAKKSQLIVHQRIHTGEKPFDCGACGKAFSEKFHLIVHQRIHTGEKPYECSECRKAFSQKSSLIIHQRVHTGEKPYECSECGKAFSQKSPLIIHQRIHTGEKPYECRECGKAFSQKSQLIIHHRAHTGEKPFECTECGKAFCEKSHLIIHKRIHTGEKPYKCAQCEEAFSRKTELITHQLVHTGEKPYECTECGKTFSRKSQLIIHQRTHTGEKPYKCSECGKAFCQKSHLIGHQRVHTGEKPYICTECGKAFSQKSHLPGHQRIHTGEKPYICGECGKAFSQKSDLVLHQRIHTGEKPYRCGVCEKAFIQKSQLTVHQRIHSVQKL from the coding sequence ATGACCAAGTCTCAGGGGTTAGTGTCATTCAAGGATGTGGCTGTGGATTTCACCCAGGAGGAGTGGCAACAACTGGACCCTGCTCAGAGGACCCTGTATAGGGATGTGATGTTGGAGAACTATAGCCACCTGGTCTCAATGGGGTATCCAATTTCCAAACCAGATGTCATCTCCAAGTTGGAACAAGGAGAAGATCCGTGGATCTTAAAGAAAGACATATCAGATTGGATCTATCCAGACAGGAAGAGTAACCTTGACAACCCCCAACCATGTATCTTGGGGAGTATCTCCTTCCATAATAAGATATTGAAAGGAGTCACAAAGGATGGTTCATTGTACTCCATTTTAAAAGTCTGTCAAAGTGATGGCCAGCTGCAGAGATatcaagaaaaccagaacaaACTTTTCAGGCAAGTCACAATAATTAACAACAAAACAGTGACTGAGGAGTCAGGCGATAAATATAATGCATTTGGAAGAATATTTCAAGAATGCATAGACCCAGATACTTCAAAAGAAAGACGCCATAAATGTGATGCATTTGAAAAGATCTTGAAACTTAATATGGATCTACCTGgttataataaaaacaattcaagAAAAAATCCTGATGAGAGTGTTGGGTGTGAAAAATCATCTAGCTACAGTGtgtccaattccaaacttgagaAAATTCACAATGGAGTAATGCCCTCTGAAGATAATCAGTGTGGAAACATTCTTAGCAATAAACAATCTCATATTCAGTATGAGAAAGTCAGAACTAGGGAGAAAAACTGTGTATGTATTACATGTGGAAAAGCCTTTGCTAAGAAGTCACAGCTCATTGTACATcaaagaattcatactggagagaaaccatttGATTGTGGCGcatgtggaaaagcctttagtGAAAAGTTTCACCTCATtgtacatcagagaattcatactggggagaaaccttatgaatgttcTGAATGTAGAAAAGCCTTCTCTCAGAAGTCATCCCTCATTATACACCAGAGAGTACATACCGGGGAAAAACCATATGAatgtagtgaatgtgggaaagccttttccCAGAAATCACCTCTCATTatacatcagagaattcacactggagagaagccctatgaatgCAGAGAGTGTGGGAAGGCCTTTTCCCAGAAGTCACAGCTTATTATACATCATAGagctcatactggagagaaaccatttGAATGcactgaatgtgggaaagccttttgTGAGAAGTCCCACCTCATTATAcataaaagaattcacactggggagaaaccttaCAAATGTGCTCAATGTGAGGAAGCCTTCAGCAGGAAGACAGAACTCATTACGCATCAGTTAGTTCATACTGGGgagaagccctatgaatgtaCTGAATGTGGGAAGACCTTCTCCCGGAAGTCGCAGCTCATCATACATCAAAGAacacatactggagagaaaccttataaatGCAGTGAGTGTGGAAAAGCCTTCTGTCAGAAGTCACATCTCATTGGACATCAGAGAgttcacacaggagagaagcctTATATATGtactgaatgtgggaaagccttctcaCAGAAGTCCCATCTCCCAGGACATCAGCGAATTCACACGGGAGAGAAACCTTACATATGTGGTGAATGTGGAAAGGCCTTTTCCCAGAAGTCAGATCTTGTTttacatcagagaattcatactggggaAAAACCCTATCGATGTGGTGTATGTGAGAAAGCCTTCATCCAGAAATCACAACTCACTGTACACCAGAGAATTCATTCAGTACAGAAACTGTAA